A segment of the Bacilli bacterium genome:
GCTGAAGAAAAACCACGGGATCGTCAGCCCAAGGAACGTGAAGATGTTGAAATATCCGTTGCCGGGCACGGCCAGCATTTCGGGATGCTGTGTTTGCAACGTATGGAAAAACGTCCCGAAACCGCCCAATTTGCTGATGACCAGGAGCACCACAATCGTGGAAGTGACAATCATGATGAGCGCTTGCAGCGAGTCCGTCCACATGACGGAACGAATGCCTGCTATATTGGAGAAAATGATGGCCAGCAAGGTGGCGATTATAACGCCGGTTAAAAATGGAATCGCGTGGTTGGTGATCCCCTCCAGCAAATAACCGACGCCCATTAACTGCACGGCGCTGTAGGGAATGAGAAAAAGACAACTGAATAAGGAAATGACGGCGGCGCTCGTTTTGCTTTGATAGCGGTCACCTATCATTTCCGACGGGGTGATATAGCCGAACTTTTTGCCCACCAGCCAAAAACGCGGGCCAAACAACGCGACCAGCGAAACGCCGGTAAAATAAATGATTTCAAAGCCGAGTGCGCCGACGCCGCCTTTATAAGTCAACCCGGCCAAACCGACCATCATAAAAGCGCTGTAAGTAGTCGAACTGTAACTTAACGCCGAAACCAGACCGTTCATCCGGCGATTGCCGACGAAAAACGCGTCCATGTTGTTTTGTTTGCCTTGCCGGGACAAAAATGCGGTAATCAATGATATAACGATAAAGATTGCCAGACCCGTCCAAACCAGCGTTGTGCTCATATTATCTGCTCCAATCTCTCGTGACGATAAAATTGATGATTATGGTGAAAAGCGCAGTCAACCCCCACCACAAAAAGCTGCCGTACCAAGCGTGCGTATCGGTTAACGCCGTGTACGGAACAATGTATGCCAACGCAACGATCAGGGCTATCAGGATGCCCCAGAACATTTTGGAACGCTGCAAGATATGTCCTCCCCTTCGATGTGAAATTTTGAACTTGAACCGATGATTCTGTCAATACACTTGACATGACATCAAGTTTGCCACACATTTT
Coding sequences within it:
- a CDS encoding sodium:solute symporter family protein, with the translated sequence MSTTLVWTGLAIFIVISLITAFLSRQGKQNNMDAFFVGNRRMNGLVSALSYSSTTYSAFMMVGLAGLTYKGGVGALGFEIIYFTGVSLVALFGPRFWLVGKKFGYITPSEMIGDRYQSKTSAAVISLFSCLFLIPYSAVQLMGVGYLLEGITNHAIPFLTGVIIATLLAIIFSNIAGIRSVMWTDSLQALIMIVTSTIVVLLVISKLGGFGTFFHTLQTQHPEMLAVPGNGYFNIFTFLGLTIPWFFFSLSNPQVSQRLFMPTSLKAMRRMLLGFLVFGFIYTFVSILWGFSALIKFPGLDNADLATPQLLSSDLVPPVLGVIVMIGILAAAVSTIESIILTLSSLFSRDVYGNVSRKADDRKQLLVGKIVIPVIAILAFIFATLNLNMIAVLSVASSAGLIVVVPSIVGAFFWRRGTAAGTIASVVIGSAFVLYLQFTGLVPWKLGAGIWGLIVSTVLFVVVSLLTKAPEQKAYAFIDELKEELRLSRKKA